The proteins below are encoded in one region of Penicillium psychrofluorescens genome assembly, chromosome: 4:
- a CDS encoding uncharacterized protein (ID:PFLUO_005922-T1.cds;~source:funannotate) — MAAETTVRGRRGHDNGKTVANNDQKPQDDFAREHITGGWRPGMDPKVDYSGHFEFGGSLGNLAAMIGFPLLMYYMWIGATYYDGHWPVPKASQSWMAFGKYLVKLVYTGAFPHVRAWRIYWAYFIFEAACYICMPGFTCYGKPLLHLGGKQLKYHCSAYTSFYLTIAVMAVLHGTGLFPLYTFLDEFGPLMSVAIISGFLCSFITYLSAFARGAQHRITGYPIYDFFMGAELNPRLGILDFKMFYEVRIPWFILFGLSCAAATRQYEQYGYVSGEVLFLVMAHFTYTNACAKAEHLITTTWDMYQEKLGFMLTFWNMAGVPMSYCHCTLYLANHDPATYAWNRYALTALFVSYLFVYWVWDTANSQKNSFRMMERGTFVKRRTFPQLPWQEVSDPKTIVADNGDTILADGWYGLARKVHYTCDMFFALSWGLVTGFHSPFPWFYPVFFSITITHRAMRDITKCRQKYGDAWKEYERQVPYLFIPYVI, encoded by the exons ATGGCCGCTGAGACAACTGTCAGAGGCCGGCGGGGCCATGACAATGGCAAGACTGTCGCCAACAACGACCAAAAACCCCAAGATGACTTTGCTAGAGAGCATATCACCGGTGGATGGAGACCAGGCATGGATCCCAAGGTCGATTATTCAGGCCACTTCGAGTTCGGCGGTTCACTGGGCAACCTGGCTGCCATGATCGGTTTCCCTCTGTTGATGTACTACATGTGGATTGGCGCGACCTACTATGACGGACATTGGCCTGTGCCCAAGGCCAGCCAGTCTTGGATGGCGTTTGGGAAATATCTGGTTAAACTTGTCTACACCGGCGCTTTCCCTCATGTCCGGGCCTGGCGCATCTACTGGGCATATTTTATCTTCGAGGCTGCATGCTATATATGCATGCCCGGGTTTACATGTTACGGCAAGCCTTTACTCCACCTGGGTGGGAAACAGCTGAAGTATCACTGTTCAGCATATACCAGTTTCTACTTGACGATCGCCGTCATGGCTGTTTTGCACGGCACTGGACTGTTCCCGCTCTACACCTTTCTGGACGAATTTGGGCCCCTGATGTCTGTGGCTATTATTTCCGGCTTTCTCTGCAGCTTCATCACCTACCTATCTGCTTTTGCTCGCGGTGCTCAGCACCGTATTACCGGCTACCCGATCTACGACTTCTTCATGGGCGCCGAACTCAACCCGCGCCTAGGGATACTCGATTTCAAGATGTTCTACGAAGTGCGCATCCCTTGGTTTATCCTGTTTGGTCTcagctgcgccgcagccACCCGTCAATACGAGCAGTACGGCTATGTCTCCGGCGAAGTTCTGTTTCTGGTCATGGCCCACTTCACCTATACCAACGCCTGTGCCAAGGCAGAACACCTCATCACAACTACTTGGGATATGTACCAAGAGAAACTGGGGTTCATGCTGACCTTCTGGAACATGGCTGGCGTGCCAATGTCATACTGCCACTGCACGCTGTATCTCGCCAATCATGACCCGGCCACATATGCGTGGAATCGATATGCGCTAACGGCGCTGTTTGTGTCGTACCTTTTTGTCTACTGGGTCTGGGACACGGCAAACAGCCAGAAGAACTCGTTTCGAATGATGGAGCGTGGCACCTTCGTAAAGCGAAGGACCTTCCCGCAGCTTCCATGGCAAGAGGTTTCCGATCCAAAGACCATTGTGGCTGACAATGGCGACACTATCCTGGCGGATGGATGGTACGGACTCGCTCGCAAGGTCCATTACACCTGTGATATGTTCTTTGCTCTTTCATGGGGTCTGGTGACCGGGTTTCACAGCCCGTTCCCTTGGTTCTATCCGGTGTTCTTCAGTATCACGATCACCCACCGAGCCATGAGGGATATCACCAAATGTCGACAGAAGTACGGCGATGCCTGGAAGGAATATGAGAGGCAGGTGCCATACCTTTTTATCCCG TACGTGATCTAA
- a CDS encoding uncharacterized protein (ID:PFLUO_005923-T1.cds;~source:funannotate), with product MTRPTFHTALVTSSELLTQPWLSDLTRMVNASYMVNYTNVIKFSPKKKRLQTDSTLAEELGEGGFTVVAFISNGPDQPDEVIGTASMKKWKDDGEWKPHDEPMSTTDRVDQDLNQILQKHVCLGDYELSTVALPPDPRIRGKGIAGHLVRLCEEEILRRQRASEKTSQSPVRIMIRTVKENNSAYWMKQGFTAVGSRTCPEGFWDAAEPFTMWAMIRELSPKSESESKQKDILEV from the coding sequence ATGACTCGGCCAACCTTCCACACAGCACTAGTCACGTCCTCCGAGCTACTCACTCAACCATGGCTGTCCGACCTCACACGCATGGTCAACGCTAGCTATATGGTCAACTACACCAATGTAATCAAATTCTctccaaaaaagaaaaggctGCAGACCGACTCAACGTTGGCCGAAGAACTCGGGGAGGGCGGGTTCACCGTGGTGGCCTTTATTTCAAACGGCCCAGACCAGCCAGACGAGGTGATCGGCACTGCGAGCATGAAGAAATGGAAGGATGACGGAGAGTGGAAACCCCACGACGAGCCGATGAGTACGACCGACAGGGTGGACCAAGATCTCAACCAGATCCTGCAGAAACATGTCTGTCTCGGCGACTACGAGCTGTCTACTGTGGCTCTCccgccagatcctcgaaTCCGAGGGAAAGGAATCGCAGGTCATCTGGTCCGGTTGTGCGAAGAGGAAATTCTGCGGCGGCAAAGGGCTAGCGAGAAGACCTCCCAGTCCCCTGTGCGTATTATGATTCGCACTGTTAAAGAGAATAATAGCGCCTACTGGATGAAGCAGGGTTTCACCGCAGTGGGGAGTCGGACATGCCCCGAGGGGTTCTGGGACGCAGCAGAACCGTTTACAATGTGGGCGATGATCCGGGAATTGTCGCCGAAATCAGAGTCGGAAAGTAAACAAAAAGATATTTTAGAGGTCTAG
- a CDS encoding uncharacterized protein (ID:PFLUO_005924-T1.cds;~source:funannotate), whose translation MHFSQTFAAAAILALGPMTVLAGFPVAIVQFQTWETCDVGAPALGEPTSQMQVSTTPLTCANTPVNRDWNVDNYSFSADLIGHYSGWCSGVIVWNNEDCSGEPVYEVLFEDGPFAEPVCLPDFLEPGFVSFKLDCEGFHGEE comes from the exons ATGCACTTCTCCCAG AcctttgccgccgcggccatcctggccctggGCCCTATGACCGTCCTGGCCGGCTTCCCCGTTGCCATCGTCCAGTTCCAGACATGGGAGACGTGCGATGTTGGCGCACCCGCCCTAGGCGAGCCCACGTCCCAGATGCAAGTGAGCACGACGCCGCTGACTTGCGCCAATACCCCGGTCAACCGCGACTGGAACGTCGACAACTACTCTTTCAGCGCAGACCTGATCGGTCATTACTCGGGCTGGTGCTCGGGTGTGATTGTCTGGAACAACGAAGACTGCTCTGGCGAGCCCGTGTACGAGGTGCTGTTTGAGGATGGCCCATTCGCCGAGCCCGTGTGCCTGCCTGACTTCCTGGAGCCTGGATTTGTGTCGTTCAAGCTGGACTGCGAAGGGTTCCACGGGGAGGAGTAG
- a CDS encoding uncharacterized protein (ID:PFLUO_005925-T1.cds;~source:funannotate) — MAGSSASRRMIPWLYDLVLWLFTLSLDLFFREVYPRGAWRIPEKSPVLIVAAPHANQFVDSGILMHLLKSQANRRVSFLIAQKSMNEPYIGTLASCMGALPVVRSMDLTKPGKGSVYQPHPHSDPALIHGVDTDFTQPPFMSGGSLTVKGPDGPMTASIEEIEGRTALRLKKAFASPVPNDPGRKGTSFKIAPHVDQSQMFDAAYKELSNGGCIGIFPEGGSHDRSNLLPLKAGAALMSLGALARDPGCGLSIVPCGMNYFHAHKFRSRAVIEFGRPIHVHPDQVEAFKRGGNSKRNAVGSLLETIYDGLEAVTQISPDHETLILVQSTRKLYNPISKKIPLPLVIEFNRRLLKGYTRHSDDPRIKGLKKAVKEYNRRLESLGVKDHQVEWGNLEEKPWWLTFITLFYRLCKLFVLSIGTLPGVLLFWPVFVTTKVISEKKRRLALAASVVKLQGHDVVSTWKILVAMGLAPTLYAYYTIIVTAWLRYNRYDGYYTQSMPWWLVARTYVPDGVSLGAFAVTFFGLMISVSFAALRFGEIGMDIVKSLPPLLVALNPLSSSSLADLRDSREALSERVTETIDELGFGILPDDVDADIPTDPYKADAYQSLLKSIPPSEPSSRERSSSRSSGFADQTRLKGLTSLPSADDLEEVDRKIQTFKSRGRRQTFSGFETGESILKILNYKLPNGKAEGKKER, encoded by the coding sequence ATGGCGGGCAGCTCGGCTTCCCGTCGTATGATCCCATGGCTGTACGATCTGGTACTGTGGCTCTTCACCTTGAGTCTGGACCTGTTCTTCCGAGAGGTCTACCCTCGTGGAGCCTGGAGGATCCCCGAGAAGAGCCCAGTGCTGATCGTGGCCGCGCCCCATGCCAACCAGTTCGTCGACTCGGGCATTCTGATGCACCTGCTCAAGTCGCAAGCTAATCGACGAGTGTCCTTTTTAATCGCCCAAAAGTCTATGAATGAGCCGTACATCGGAACCCTCGCATCATGCATGGGCGCGCTCCCCGTCGTCCGGTCCATGGATTTGACCAAGCCGGGAAAAGGCAGCGTCTACCAACCTCACCCACACAGTGACCCCGCTCTGATTCATGGGGTGGACACCGATTTCACCCAGCCGCCGTTCATGTCGGGGGGTTCGCTGACCGTCAAAGGACCCGATGGACCGATGACGGCCTCGATCGAAGAGATCGAGGGGCGCACGGCCCTTCGACTCAAGAAAGCATTTGCCTCTCCTGTTCCAAATGACCCCGGTCGCAAAGGGACATCTTTTAAGATTGCTCCCCATGTCGACCAAAGCCAGATGTTTGATGCGGCCTACAAGGAGCTCTCCAATGGCGGGTGCATCGGCATTTTCCCCGAGGGAGGCAGCCATGATCGCTCGAATCTGCTGCCCCTAAAAGCTGGCGCAGCTCTGATGTCGCTCGGCGCGCTGGCCCGCGATCCGGGTTGTGGGCTGTCAATCGTTCCTTGTGGAATGAACTACTTCCATGCGCATAAATTCCGCTCGAGGGCGGTCATCGAATTCGGCCGGCCGATTCATGTCCATCCCGATCAAGTAGAAGCCTTCAAACGAGGAGGGAACAGTAAACGAAATGCGGTGGGATCTCTGCTTGAAACCATCTATGACGGCCTGGAAGCTGTCACGCAGATTAGTCCAGACCACGAGACCCTCATTCTCGTTCAATCCACGCGAAAACTTTACAACCCCATCAGCAAGAAAATCCCGCTGCCGTTGGTCATTGAATTCAACCGTCGCTTGTTGAAGGGCTATACGCGACATAGCGATGACCCACGCATCAAAGGCTTGAAGAAAGCCGTCAAGGAGTACAACCGGCGACTAGAATCCCTCGGAGTCAAAGACCACCAAGTGGAGTGGGGGAACTTGGAGGAGAAACCGTGGTGGTTGACGTTCATCACCTTATTCTATCGCCTATGCAAGCTGTTTGTTCTGAGTATCGGCACCTTGCCGGGCGTTCTACTCTTCTGGCCTGTGTTTGTGACGACCAAAGTGAtctcggagaagaaaaggcgGCTTGCGCTAGCGGCATCGGTCGTCAAACTCCAAGGCCACGACGTTGTCAGCACCTGGAAAATCCTCGTCGCGATGGGACTCGCACCGACGCTCTACGCCTACTACACGATCATTGTAACGGCATGGCTTCGATACAATCGCTATGACGGTTACTATACTCAATCCATGccttggtggttggtggCACGAACCTATGTGCCAGACGGCGTTTCACTCGGGGCATTTGCCGTGACCTTCTTTGGTCTGATGATTTCGGTCAGCTTCGCCGCATTGCGATTCGGTGAAATCGGAATGGATATTGTCAAATCTCTGCCTCCGCTTCTGGTAGCTCTGAATCCTCTATCGTCGTCATCTCTGGCCGATCTCCGTGACAGTCGTGAGGCACTGTCGGAGCGGGTCACGGAAACCATCGACGAACTTGGCTTTGGCATCCTTCCCGATGATGTCGATGCTGATATCCCCACCGACCCGTACAAGGCGGATGCATACCAGTCTCTTTTGAAGAGTATTCCGCCGAGCGAGCCCTCGAGTAGGGAAcgtagcagcagcaggtcTAGTGGATTTGCTGATCAGACACGCTTGAAGGGACTCACTTCGCTTCCTTCCGCGGACGACTTGGAGGAAGTGGATCGGAAGATTCAGACCTTCAAGAGCAGAGGGAGGCGACAGACGTTTAGTGGCTTTGAGACGGGTGAATCGATTTTGAAAATCTTGAACTACAAGCTTCCCAATGGCAAAGCAgaggggaagaaagagcgCTGA
- a CDS encoding uncharacterized protein (ID:PFLUO_005926-T1.cds;~source:funannotate), whose product MHTKTAISILSLLAPIHATTTVRVWTHFYPSCPGDPSTDLGAYEHYEQAGAPRDITIGGCENIAVPSYLYERNLVNHVSLDAELVSHHHYGESGDVEINPDCGCKVTLHEVPGCIDPPLVSTPLEHRAAVSTCAARQLSYSEVWAKLTCDKTHDVVIHENEGDNKDDVALRKDKLSETEQAARAQTPGSDSESWHRAQTAQSSERAPEEEARVNSAGHVEADSVFNALLEYLKHKNATSILHNNATQHLNLTQHINGTANNTISRRHLSVLRNRLRLY is encoded by the exons ATGCATACCAAG ACCGCTATCTCCATTCTTTCCCTCCTCGCTCCAATCCACGCGACCACCACGGTCCGCGTCTGGACACACTTCTACCCCAGCTGCCCCGGTGATCCGTCGACCGACCTGGGCGCATACGAGCATTATGAGCAGGCCGGCGCACCGCGCGACATCACTATCGGTGGCTGCGAGAACATCGCCGTGCCGTCGTACCTGTACGAGCGCAACCTCGTCAACCACGTCTCGCTGGACGCAGAGCTAGTCTCGCACCACCATTACGGCGAATCCGGGGACGTTGAGATCAACCCAGATTGCGGCTGCAAGGTCACCCTTCACGAAGTACCGGGATGCATTGACCCGCCTCTTGTGTCGACGCCGCTCGAGCACCGCGCCGCCGTGAGCACCTGTGCCGCCCGCCAGCTGTCTTATAGCGAGGTGTGGGCGAAGCTCACCTGTGACAAGACGCACGATGTGGTGATCCACGAGAATGAGGGTGACAATAAAGATGACGTTGCGCTGCGCAAGGACAAGCTCTCCGAGACTGAGCAGGCCGCACGCGCGCAGACGCCGGGTTCCGACTCTGAGTCCTGGCACCGGGCCCAGACGGCGCAGTCGTCTGAGCGTGCacccgaggaggaggcgcGTGTTAACAGCGCCGGCCATGTCGAGGCCGATTCTGTCTTCAATGCGCTGCTGGAGTACCTCAAGCATAAGAATGCTACGTCTATCCTGCATAACAATGCTACGCAGCATCTGAATCTTACGCAGCACATCAATGGTACGGccaacaacaccatctcGCGCCGGCATCTGTCTGTTCTGCGGAATCGACTGCGTCTGTATTAA
- a CDS encoding uncharacterized protein (ID:PFLUO_005927-T1.cds;~source:funannotate) gives MAGSSAPRPRHPATDGSPTQGLLSPDDERDSVEGPTPTYPRNPAQTTSPQSFTPRSLLVGLIIGALITFSNTYFGLQTGWISTMAMPSALIGFSVFKVLSKYLSFPFTPVENVLIQTVAGAVGTMPLGCGFVGVIPAMEFLLKDGEDGPSGDGGKGEGGPLKLGFWKLVIWSLGVCLFGVVFAVPLRKEVIVREKLRFPSGTASALMLKVLHGAGKDDEKVATPKGPLTRDQEEAEGVALRPQDSQETGRLLQDADTEAQAAAQRKDWQSKMRILIGAFAFSAVYTLFSYFVPLVRDIPLFGVTIAHNWLWTLNPSPAYVGQGMIMGPSTCMHMLFGAVLGWGILSPLAKARGWAPGPVQSWKDGSKAWIVWISLAIMLADSLVSLGWLVIKPLVNRAPRWTAQLRSTRFGRWVALRLQPSGIRDHSYISYSSLDSDHARLDDRVAVGEEEDEDAPPSHLISTRTVMFLLPLTLILNVICMHVVFGDIISPLLSSLATLLAVLLSIMGVRALGETDLNPVSGISKLTQLLFSLATPASHFSRRTALVTNLLAGAVSESGALQAGDMMQDLKTGHLLGASPKAQFYGQVVGSLVGAVLSTAVYKMYVSVYEVPGEMFQTPTAYIWIFTARLVTGQGLPDMAWQASMIAGIIFVGITSLRIAAASPSFAHAGQPPAWRAWIPGGIAVAVGIFNVPSFTLARAIGGIIAWWWSREHSKPPHDAPSAHGDGPVSTEAYAEAHSHPAGVDPSPAEQAAEKADAASSTVVVLASGLILGEGTMSIVNLLLASGRVPHF, from the exons ATGGCAGGCAGCTCTGCTCCGAGACCTCGCCACCCTGCGACCGATGGGTCACCAACACAAGGCTTGTTGTCCCCGGACGACGAACGAGACTCCGTCGAAGGCCCCACGCCGACATATCCCCGGAATCCAGCGCAGACGACGTCCCCCCAGAGCTTCACTCCGCGGTCCCTGCTGGTTGGCCTCATTATTGGAGCCCTCATaaccttctccaacacctACTTCGGCCTGCAGACGGGATGGATCAGCACGATGGCCATGCCCTCGGCCCTGATCGGCTTTTCGGTCTTCAAGGTGCTCTCGAAGTACCTGTCCTTTCCATTCACGCCAGTCGAGAACGTTTTGATCCAGACTGTAGCCGGTGCGGTGGGTACAATGCCCCTCGGCTGCGGGTTTGTCGGCGTGATCCCCGCAATGGAGTTTCTGCTCAAGGACGGTGAAGATGGGCCTTCGGGCGATGGTGGGAAAGGCGAAGGGGGGCCGTTGAAACTAGGGTTTTGGAAACTTGTTATCTGGAGCTTGGGAGTGTGTCTGTTCGGTGTGGTCTTTGCTGTACCACTGCGGAAGGAAGTGATCGTGCGGGAGAAGTTACGGTTTCCGAGTGGCACCGCCTCTGCGCTGATGCTTAAGGTCCTTCACGGGGCTGGGAAAGATGATGAGAAGGTTGCAACACCCAAAGGCCCGTTGACGAGGGACcaggaagaggcggagggtgTTGCTCTCCGACCACAAGACTCACAGGAGACGGGGCGCCTGTTGCAAGATGCCGATACCGAAGCTCAAGCCGCCGCTCAAAGGAAGGACTGGCAGTCGAAGATGCGTATTCTCATCGGTGCATTCGCATTTTCCGCTGTTTAT ACGCTTTTCTCATACTTCGTGCCGTTGGTTCGCGACATTCCTCTATTCGGCGTGACAATTGCCCACAACTGGCTGTGGACTCTCAACCCATCCCCCGCTTATGTTGGTCAAGGAATGATCATGGGCCCGTCGACATGTATGCATATGCTCTTCGGGGCCGTCTTGGGATGGGGCATTCTGTCTCCGTTGGCCAAGGCCCGCGGCTGGGCCCCGGGGCCCGTGCAGAGTTGGAAAGATGGGAGCAAAGCATGGATTGTGTGGATTTCACTGGCCATCATGCTTGCGGACTCCCTGGTCAGTCTTGGGTGGCTGGTTATCAAACCGCTGGTAAACCGCGCGCCCAGATGGACTGCCCAGCTCCGATCCACGCGCTTTGGTCGATGGGTTGCATTGAGACTGCAACCATCAGGGATACGTGATCATTCATACATCAGTTACTCTTCCCTCGACTCCGACCATGCGCGTCTCGATGACCGTGTCGCCgtgggcgaagaagaggacgaagacgcCCCGCCGTCCCACCTCATCTCCACCCGCACCGTCATGTTCCTGCTCCCATTAACCCTCATATTGAACGTCATATGCATGCACGTTGTCTTCGGCGACATCatttctcctcttctttcaagcCTGGCTACTCTTCTGGCCGTTCTTCTATCCATCATGGGCGTGCGAGCTTTGGGGGAGACAGACCTAAACCCAGTATCTGGGATCAGCAAACTCACCCAACTGCTCTTCTCACTGGCGACGCCAGCATCCCATTTTTCACGCCGCACAGCACTAGTCACAAACTTGCTGGCTGGTGCAGTTTCCGAGTCCGGCGCCCTACAAGCCGGCGACATGATGCAGGACTTGAAGACGGGCCACCTACTCGGAGCGAGCCCCAAAGCCCAGTTTTATGGCCAGGTGGTCGGTAGTCTCGTCGGTGCAGTACTTTCCACCGCGGTCTACAAGATGTATGTCAGCGTATACGAGGTCCCGGGGGAGATGTTTCAGACACCTACCGCGTACATTTGGATCTTCACCGCGCGCCTGGTCACAGGCCAAGGCTTGCCGGATATGGCCTGGCAAGCATCTATGATAGCCGGTATCATCTTCGTGGGCATCACCAGTCTCCGGATTGCCGCCGCATCCCCATCCTTTGCGCACGCCGGCCAGCCACCAGCCTGGAGAGCGTGGATCCCCGGCGGCATCGCCGTTGCAGTTGGCATTTTCAACGTCCCCTCGTTCACACTGGCGCGCGCTATTGGCGGTATCATCGCCTGGTGGTGGTCTCGCGAGCACTCCAAGCCTCCTCACGATGCACCAAGCGCCCATGGCGATGGCCCCGTTTCGACAGAGGCTTATGCAGAGGCACATTCACACCCTGCGGGCGTGGACCCATCGCCCGCCGAGCAGGCCGCAGAGAAAGCCGACGCTGCCTCGTCGACTGTTGTTGTTTTGGCCTCGGGTCTCATCCTCGGGGAGGGTACCATGAGTATTgtcaatctcctcctggCCAGTGGGCGTGTCCCGCATTTCTGA